In Rutidosis leptorrhynchoides isolate AG116_Rl617_1_P2 chromosome 2, CSIRO_AGI_Rlap_v1, whole genome shotgun sequence, one genomic interval encodes:
- the LOC139893302 gene encoding serine/threonine-protein phosphatase PP1 isozyme 3-like isoform X2 produces MEQSVLDDIIQRLLSVTGKPGKQVQLTEPEIKQLCLVSKDLFMQQPNLLDIEAPIKICGDVHGQYSDLLRLFEYGGLPPQANYLFLGDYVDRGKQSLETICLLLAYKIKYPNNFFLLRGNHECASINRIYGFYDECKRRFNVKLWKTFSDTFNCMPVAALVDEKILCMHGGLSPDLNNLDQIRNLRRPTDVPDSGLLCDLLWSDPCNDVKGWGMNDRGVSYTFGADIVTDFLEKHDLDLICRAHQVVEDGYEFFADRQLVTVFSAPNYCGEFDNAGAMMSVDETLMCSFQILKPAEKKTKFNSGINLFGSTTTAKPGNSTAGFKQFLGGKI; encoded by the exons ATGGAACAATCAGTTCTTGATGATATCATTCAGAGGTTACTTTCAGTTACAGGTAAACCTGGTAAGCAGGTCCAACTTACTGAACCAGAAATTAAGCAACTTTGTCTTGTTTCTAAAGATCTTTTCATGCAACAGCCCAATCTCTTGGATATTGAAGCACCCATCAAGATTTGTG GTGATGTTCATGGTCAATACTCCGATCTTCTACGTCTTTTTGAATACGGAGGATTACCTCCACAAGCTAATTACTTATTTCTTGGTGATTATGTTGACCGGGGCAAACAAAGTTTAGAGACAATATGCCTGCTTCTTGCTTATAAGATAAAATACCCGAATAATTTCTTTTTATTGCGTGGTAACCATGAGTGTGCTTCTATAAACCGTATCTACGGTTTTTACGACGAATGCAAACGAAGATTTAATGTCAAGTTATGGAAGACATTTTCAGATACGTTTAATTGTATGCCGGTTGCGGCTCTTGTTGATGAAAAGATTTTGTGTATGCATGGAGGTTTGTCACCGGACCTTAATAATTTGGATCAAATAAGAAACTTAAGGCGGCCCACCGATGTACCCGATAGCGGTTTACTATGTGACCTTCTTTGGTCGGATCCTTGTAATGACGTTAAAGGTTGGGGCATGAATGATCGTGGAGTTTCGTATACGTTTGGtgctgatattgtaactgattttCTTGAAAAACATGATCTTGATCTCATTTGCCGTGCTCACCAG GTTGTGGAAGATGGATATGAGTTTTTTGCTGACAGACAACTTGTAACTGTGTTTTCGGCACCTAATTATTGTGGGGAATTCGACAATGCGGGTGCTATGATGAGTGTCGATGAAACTCTTATGTGTTCTTTCCAAATATTAAAGCCGGCTGAAAAGAAGACAAAGTTCAATTCGGGTATCAATCTTTTTGGGAGCACCACTACTGCTAAACCAGGAAACAGCACTGCAGGATTCAAG CAGTTCCTAGGAGGGAAAATATGA
- the LOC139893302 gene encoding serine/threonine-protein phosphatase PP1 isozyme 3-like isoform X1 has product MEQSVLDDIIQRLLSVTGKPGKQVQLTEPEIKQLCLVSKDLFMQQPNLLDIEAPIKICGDVHGQYSDLLRLFEYGGLPPQANYLFLGDYVDRGKQSLETICLLLAYKIKYPNNFFLLRGNHECASINRIYGFYDECKRRFNVKLWKTFSDTFNCMPVAALVDEKILCMHGGLSPDLNNLDQIRNLRRPTDVPDSGLLCDLLWSDPCNDVKGWGMNDRGVSYTFGADIVTDFLEKHDLDLICRAHQVVEDGYEFFADRQLVTVFSAPNYCGEFDNAGAMMSVDETLMCSFQILKPAEKKTKFNSGINLFGSTTTAKPGNSTAGFKFLGGKI; this is encoded by the exons ATGGAACAATCAGTTCTTGATGATATCATTCAGAGGTTACTTTCAGTTACAGGTAAACCTGGTAAGCAGGTCCAACTTACTGAACCAGAAATTAAGCAACTTTGTCTTGTTTCTAAAGATCTTTTCATGCAACAGCCCAATCTCTTGGATATTGAAGCACCCATCAAGATTTGTG GTGATGTTCATGGTCAATACTCCGATCTTCTACGTCTTTTTGAATACGGAGGATTACCTCCACAAGCTAATTACTTATTTCTTGGTGATTATGTTGACCGGGGCAAACAAAGTTTAGAGACAATATGCCTGCTTCTTGCTTATAAGATAAAATACCCGAATAATTTCTTTTTATTGCGTGGTAACCATGAGTGTGCTTCTATAAACCGTATCTACGGTTTTTACGACGAATGCAAACGAAGATTTAATGTCAAGTTATGGAAGACATTTTCAGATACGTTTAATTGTATGCCGGTTGCGGCTCTTGTTGATGAAAAGATTTTGTGTATGCATGGAGGTTTGTCACCGGACCTTAATAATTTGGATCAAATAAGAAACTTAAGGCGGCCCACCGATGTACCCGATAGCGGTTTACTATGTGACCTTCTTTGGTCGGATCCTTGTAATGACGTTAAAGGTTGGGGCATGAATGATCGTGGAGTTTCGTATACGTTTGGtgctgatattgtaactgattttCTTGAAAAACATGATCTTGATCTCATTTGCCGTGCTCACCAG GTTGTGGAAGATGGATATGAGTTTTTTGCTGACAGACAACTTGTAACTGTGTTTTCGGCACCTAATTATTGTGGGGAATTCGACAATGCGGGTGCTATGATGAGTGTCGATGAAACTCTTATGTGTTCTTTCCAAATATTAAAGCCGGCTGAAAAGAAGACAAAGTTCAATTCGGGTATCAATCTTTTTGGGAGCACCACTACTGCTAAACCAGGAAACAGCACTGCAGGATTCAAG TTCCTAGGAGGGAAAATATGA